The following proteins come from a genomic window of Paucimonas lemoignei:
- the prsE_1 gene encoding HlyD family type I secretion membrane fusion protein, translating to MPAIHAPRYFNPRLREEIEFMPYLAGVMAQDTPRKSRLTVWVVAVLMLTALVWAKLAVLEEVTMGEGKAIPSSKVQVIQNLEGGIVTEIFVREGQLVNKGETLLRLDDTRFRSNKGESEVDRYTLTAQVERLSAEAEGRPFKLPADVVAKAPQVAADELALYQSRQQRLRSEQRTLTEQLRQKTQELAEFRSKQDQYRSSLGLVQQELNMSTPLVASGAVSPVEILRLKRSAVEIRGSMDATTLAIPRADSAINEIKSKVQESEFAFRSDASRELNEKRSELARITATSIAIDDRVTRTTVVSPVRGVVKMLKVNTIGGVVQPGSDLVEIVPMEDNLLIEAKVRPQDVAFLHPGQKAMVKFSAYDYTIYGGLPAKLELIGADTTTDDKGNSFYLIQVRTDRNHLGSDAKPLLIIPGMTATVDIITGEKSVLDYLLKPVLKARTEALRER from the coding sequence ATGCCCGCGATCCACGCCCCTCGCTATTTCAACCCGCGCCTGCGCGAAGAAATCGAATTCATGCCGTACCTGGCAGGCGTCATGGCCCAGGACACCCCGCGCAAATCACGCCTGACCGTCTGGGTGGTGGCGGTGCTGATGCTGACAGCGCTGGTCTGGGCAAAACTGGCCGTGCTCGAAGAAGTGACCATGGGCGAAGGCAAGGCCATTCCGTCCAGCAAGGTGCAGGTCATCCAGAATCTGGAGGGCGGGATCGTCACTGAAATCTTCGTCCGCGAAGGGCAACTGGTGAACAAGGGTGAAACGCTGCTGCGGCTGGACGACACGCGCTTTCGCTCCAACAAGGGCGAAAGCGAGGTGGATCGCTACACCTTGACCGCCCAGGTCGAACGGCTCTCTGCCGAGGCCGAGGGACGGCCGTTCAAGCTGCCCGCCGACGTGGTTGCCAAGGCGCCTCAAGTCGCAGCCGACGAGCTGGCGCTGTATCAATCCCGCCAGCAGCGCTTGCGCAGCGAGCAGCGCACGCTCACCGAGCAATTACGGCAGAAGACTCAAGAGCTGGCCGAGTTTCGCTCCAAACAGGACCAATACCGCAGCAGCCTCGGGCTGGTCCAGCAGGAGCTGAACATGTCCACGCCGCTGGTGGCCTCGGGGGCTGTGTCGCCGGTGGAAATTCTGCGGCTCAAACGCAGCGCGGTGGAGATCCGCGGTTCGATGGACGCCACCACCCTGGCGATTCCACGGGCGGATTCGGCGATCAATGAAATCAAGAGCAAGGTGCAGGAATCGGAATTCGCTTTTCGCTCGGACGCCTCCAGAGAGCTGAACGAAAAGCGCTCGGAACTGGCCAGGATTACGGCCACCAGCATCGCCATTGATGACCGGGTGACACGCACCACCGTCGTGTCACCGGTACGCGGCGTGGTCAAGATGCTCAAGGTCAATACCATTGGCGGCGTGGTCCAGCCGGGCAGTGATCTGGTGGAGATCGTGCCAATGGAGGACAACCTGCTGATCGAAGCCAAGGTGCGGCCGCAAGACGTGGCCTTCCTGCATCCGGGCCAGAAAGCCATGGTCAAATTCAGCGCATACGACTACACGATTTATGGCGGCCTGCCGGCCAAACTCGAACTGATCGGCGCCGACACCACCACTGACGACAAGGGCAACAGCTTCTACCTGATCCAGGTCCGCACCGACCGCAACCACCTGGGCAGCGACGCCAAACCCCTGCTGATCATCCCTGGCATGACCGCCACCGTGGACATCATCACCGGGGAAAAAAGCGTGCTGGATTATTTATTGAAGCCCGTCTTGAAAGCCCGGACCGAGGCGTTGCGGGAGCGGTAG
- the pvdS1 gene encoding PvdS, protein MFESAEIGHVIAKETYDAEVPALREALLDAQYDLHEQGQRQIIVLINGIEGAGKGETVKLLNEWMDPRFIEVRTFDQQTDEELAHPVAWRYWRQLPAKGRMGIFFGNWYSQMLQGRVHGLFKDPVLDQAINASERLEKMLTDEGALIFKFWFHLSKKQMKNRLKLLKDDPLHSWRISPLDWQQSKTYDKFVRYGERVLRRTSRDYAPWHVIEGVDPHYRSLTVGRLLLEGMQAALKVAKAKPQAKPLTVGPLAPTQNEATLLGSLDMSLNLSKDDYEEQLITEQARLSGNIRDKRMRKHALVAVFEGNDAAGKGGAIRRVAAALDPRHYNIVPIAAPTEDERAQPYLWRFWRQIPARGKFTIFDRSWYGRVLVERVEGFCSQADWLRAYGEINDFEEQLTDAKVVVVKFWLAIDDATQLERFQAREKIPFKRHKITDDDWRNRGKWPQYRDAVGDMVDRTSTEIAPWTLVEANDKRWARVKVLRTLNEALEAAFERDKKK, encoded by the coding sequence ATGTTCGAATCCGCTGAAATCGGTCACGTCATTGCCAAGGAAACCTACGACGCTGAAGTCCCTGCTTTGCGTGAGGCCTTGCTCGACGCGCAGTACGACCTGCACGAGCAGGGCCAGCGCCAGATCATCGTGTTGATCAACGGCATCGAAGGGGCGGGCAAGGGCGAGACCGTCAAGCTGCTCAATGAATGGATGGACCCGCGCTTCATTGAAGTGCGCACCTTTGATCAACAAACCGATGAGGAGCTGGCCCATCCCGTGGCGTGGCGTTATTGGCGGCAACTGCCAGCCAAAGGGCGCATGGGGATTTTCTTCGGCAACTGGTACAGCCAGATGCTCCAGGGTCGGGTCCATGGGTTGTTCAAGGACCCGGTGCTCGACCAGGCGATAAACGCCTCTGAACGGCTGGAAAAGATGCTCACTGACGAAGGTGCGCTGATCTTCAAGTTCTGGTTTCACCTGTCCAAGAAACAGATGAAAAACCGCCTCAAACTCCTCAAGGACGACCCGCTGCACAGCTGGCGCATCAGCCCGCTGGATTGGCAGCAGTCCAAAACCTACGACAAGTTCGTGCGTTACGGTGAGCGAGTGCTGCGTCGCACCAGTCGCGACTATGCGCCATGGCATGTCATTGAGGGGGTCGATCCTCACTACCGCAGCCTGACCGTGGGCCGCCTGCTGCTGGAGGGTATGCAAGCTGCGCTCAAGGTCGCCAAAGCCAAACCCCAGGCCAAGCCGTTGACCGTCGGGCCCTTGGCGCCGACACAGAACGAGGCAACCCTGCTGGGCAGCCTCGACATGAGCCTGAACCTGAGCAAGGACGACTATGAGGAACAGCTGATCACCGAGCAGGCGCGGCTATCGGGCAACATTCGTGACAAGCGCATGCGCAAACATGCCCTGGTTGCGGTGTTCGAGGGCAACGATGCGGCGGGCAAGGGCGGGGCGATCCGGCGGGTAGCGGCAGCGCTTGACCCCAGGCACTACAACATTGTGCCGATTGCCGCCCCCACTGAAGACGAGCGGGCGCAGCCTTACCTGTGGCGCTTCTGGCGGCAGATCCCGGCGCGAGGCAAATTCACCATTTTTGATCGCTCCTGGTATGGCCGGGTGTTGGTCGAGCGGGTCGAGGGTTTTTGCAGTCAGGCCGATTGGTTGCGCGCTTATGGCGAAATCAACGACTTCGAAGAGCAACTGACCGATGCCAAGGTGGTGGTGGTCAAGTTCTGGCTGGCCATTGATGACGCCACGCAACTGGAGCGTTTTCAGGCGCGGGAGAAAATCCCGTTCAAGCGTCACAAGATCACCGATGACGACTGGCGCAACCGGGGTAAGTGGCCGCAATACCGTGACGCAGTCGGCGATATGGTGGACCGCACCAGCACCGAAATCGCCCCCTGGACGCTGGTGGAAGCCAACGACAAACGCTGGGCCCGGGTCAAGGTGTTGCGCACCTTGAACGAAGCGCTGGAAGCGGCGTTTGAGCGGGATAAGAAGAAGTAG
- the bepC_1 gene encoding Type I secretion outer membrane protein, TolC: MRDLTPLYSAVVLAVACAQAQAMSLNEAIQSTLDFHPEIHASKNDRLSADEEVNVAKGGYLPRVDLIAGYGRQRSDTPTTRALYGHDDRALNYTQSELRLRQLLFDGFNTPNEVGRTKAVVDSRAYYVQGTSQSLALRAIEVYLEVLKRRELLTLAKNNLQAHLRINDQIGLRTERGLGSTADRDQSGARRALAENNFYTAQVDLADAEANFFSAVGRQPDELEAPPSIKGEVPLTLGDAQQSMLLNNPYLKSAQADVNAAEKQYEIAKSPFYPRFDGELAVGANNNLQGEEGHDNEWRAAVVMNYNLFNGNRDKARLRSDSYKTGQAMDIRNNALRMLNENLALAWNAMNNARQQTPAAREYAMSSTRVRSAYQDQFGLGQRTLLDLLDSENELYNANRRYTEVRYTEEFAMYRVLATEGELLRKQRIVLPAEAVALSDVKSDARLPALK, translated from the coding sequence ATGCGCGATTTGACCCCGCTCTACAGTGCCGTGGTGTTGGCGGTGGCCTGTGCCCAAGCGCAAGCCATGTCCTTGAACGAAGCCATTCAGAGCACGCTCGATTTCCACCCGGAAATCCATGCCAGCAAGAACGATCGGCTGTCGGCTGACGAAGAAGTGAATGTCGCCAAAGGTGGTTACCTGCCGCGCGTAGACCTGATTGCCGGTTATGGCAGACAGCGCAGCGACACCCCCACCACCCGCGCTCTATACGGCCACGACGACCGGGCCCTGAACTACACCCAGTCGGAGCTGCGCCTGCGCCAACTGCTGTTTGACGGTTTCAACACCCCCAATGAAGTCGGGCGCACCAAGGCGGTGGTCGACTCCCGCGCCTACTACGTACAGGGCACCTCGCAAAGCCTGGCCCTGCGCGCCATCGAGGTTTATCTGGAAGTGCTCAAACGCCGGGAGTTGTTGACCCTGGCCAAGAACAACCTGCAAGCGCACCTGCGCATCAACGACCAGATTGGTTTGCGCACCGAGCGCGGCCTGGGCAGCACCGCCGACCGCGACCAGTCGGGCGCCCGGCGCGCCTTGGCGGAGAACAATTTCTACACCGCCCAAGTGGACCTGGCGGACGCTGAAGCCAATTTCTTCAGCGCCGTCGGCCGCCAGCCGGATGAGCTGGAAGCGCCGCCGTCGATCAAGGGCGAAGTGCCGCTGACCCTGGGTGATGCGCAGCAAAGCATGCTGCTCAACAACCCTTATCTGAAATCCGCACAGGCCGATGTGAACGCCGCCGAGAAGCAATACGAAATTGCCAAATCCCCTTTCTACCCACGTTTCGATGGGGAGCTGGCGGTGGGCGCCAACAACAACCTGCAAGGCGAAGAAGGCCACGACAACGAATGGCGCGCCGCGGTGGTGATGAACTACAACCTGTTCAACGGCAACCGCGACAAGGCCCGCCTGCGCTCGGACTCCTATAAGACCGGGCAAGCCATGGACATCCGCAACAACGCCCTGCGCATGCTCAATGAAAACCTCGCCCTGGCCTGGAACGCGATGAACAACGCGCGTCAGCAGACACCTGCCGCCCGGGAATACGCCATGTCCTCCACCCGCGTGCGCAGCGCCTATCAAGACCAGTTCGGCTTGGGTCAACGTACCCTGCTGGACCTGCTCGACAGTGAGAACGAGCTGTACAACGCCAATCGGCGTTATACCGAAGTGCGCTACACCGAAGAGTTCGCCATGTACCGAGTCCTGGCCACTGAAGGCGAGTTGCTGCGCAAACAGCGGATCGTGCTGCCTGCCGAAGCCGTTGCCCTTTCGGACGTCAAAAGTGACGCCCGCCTGCCAGCATTGAAATAA
- a CDS encoding Leucine-rich repeat-containing protein, producing the protein MSQTTAPVNHPFIKSSLPSWYVYTTAELRDRLHRDMLHGHHLRSQVKQVLSGLQDLTSFARPLLTDALERHFGVGLDVDRDHFRHVTFADSVLPLPGKLVERTFSVQSLLQAALQNFHQEEVDAATADSVIFHGTPNLATLADGTSYPHALKVAPAEFMALCRKLDLGGQYQAHIKAVLEPAASIQAPPALNSKQIKFMLGQHMRNTLHVEAHLAHMQGTEMLSEGAYDSVLAATEHWAALKTARAVDIQYLTILGFTLRDVLVFQPQGLIGCVVYVPGDPTAPLKEYDSFDQFMTLLRSKLRNASYQQYFAGFVGQRRRAEFISKLRDCLTPRRTRPVPGGTGLIPRQWVVAEVDENADLKWVAQTVPYSLLDYFHFQRMLRIKDDARALAVPTGDEDRASRQKRMAHYLELGMNAINLAALFVPVLGEAMMVVAGSQLLVETFEGVEDWAHKDMDEALGHLASIAENLAMLAAFAAAGKVAAPTEMAPIKDSSFVGNMIPVKLADGQTRLWSPDLAPFSTEVVFPQGLKPSAEGVFAHQGVNYIGIEGRFYRVELDPALNRWRLKAPRGKRFTPQLEHNGAGAWRHEGESPATWDLKTSFKRLGYGVATLSEQAVEEVMAVTGTDRALLDTLHLEHQAPPAALTDTVERFNLNQRVVQMSGAHPQLLFERLNQLREASSDPLVQLIKRDFPGMTSAAARDLLLETSAEQRTTMSATQTLPLNIAGRARGYLQETRINQALEGFYLESRADNADTLKLALHGMEQLSGWPKDLRIEVRDGTFGGPLLDGVGERSTPVRRILLKQGARFTVCDTAGQVLAPADNIYAALLNALPEEAMSRIGITDATALRERIVSDATSQRRRVAKVLGLQEIAPGFRGPQRLADRRFGYELSGRGSEVFRPDLPADSGELIAALQALYPEAPSLVIHVQNLIFRGWSIPQLLELTQARLQSWEMMRSALEGWVNPTGPGPSISSQQFAVRQAVADALGRAWRFSDPLSPMHSSNLLLEGLDLTGFTDMPDLSSHYREIQYLTLSRVTGGVEDINRLLGRFPGVRRLEFLGVGLTELPEGLAGMQDLTHLSLEGAGLTIDQTAMDLFTRIPNLDELDLSGNILGTITDVNYLRITTLWLNETGLTEWPAWVEDLALRSLDISDNQIVHLPEHIIENSAGQPAQLTIHAYDNPIDHEDLRRFWINDHGYDMTYRLEFNFPEDIRDLVVETTSSDDENSSDEELDWHTHNAGHTAYRPPVPVMDIWLVEGRTELNSRLRIAWQSVEAAGDAPNLLVLLQRLHEAPDFRRFHEELANDVMRVLEMAADNPSLRAELEVMANDRLFGADQTCEDGARLIFSDIQVAVYARSELQGVPEAQHTEVLFRVIRRLFRLNEVQTLADLEIASREARDMLVDEAEVRMAYRIGLASDLDLPGQPLSMAWSRLASVDRQAILEARRLVLEREAGDEFVNYAVADRRWNERLRAEHQADLARVTASIRAQMEALEEHPPADHDEYDRQGRALIASLNAAEKELLEQLTNSMRQRWF; encoded by the coding sequence ATGAGCCAAACAACAGCCCCGGTTAACCACCCCTTCATCAAATCCAGTTTGCCGTCCTGGTACGTCTACACCACCGCCGAGCTGCGTGACCGGCTGCATCGCGACATGCTCCACGGTCATCATTTGCGCAGTCAGGTGAAGCAGGTATTGAGCGGCCTGCAGGACCTCACAAGCTTCGCCCGGCCGCTGTTGACCGACGCGCTGGAGCGACACTTTGGCGTGGGGCTGGATGTTGATCGTGACCATTTTCGCCATGTGACCTTTGCAGACAGCGTGTTGCCGCTGCCGGGCAAACTGGTGGAGCGCACCTTTAGCGTGCAGTCGCTGCTGCAGGCGGCGCTGCAGAACTTTCACCAGGAGGAGGTCGACGCGGCCACAGCCGATTCAGTGATTTTCCACGGTACACCCAACCTTGCGACGCTTGCGGATGGCACCAGCTATCCCCATGCGCTAAAGGTTGCCCCGGCTGAGTTCATGGCGCTGTGCCGCAAGCTTGATCTGGGCGGGCAGTATCAGGCTCATATCAAGGCTGTGCTGGAACCCGCGGCCAGCATCCAGGCCCCGCCAGCGTTGAATTCGAAGCAGATCAAATTCATGCTCGGCCAACACATGCGCAACACTTTGCATGTCGAAGCCCACTTGGCGCATATGCAAGGCACGGAGATGCTTTCCGAGGGTGCCTACGACTCGGTCCTTGCGGCCACCGAGCATTGGGCTGCACTTAAAACCGCCCGGGCGGTGGATATTCAGTACCTGACGATCCTGGGCTTCACCCTGCGCGACGTGTTGGTGTTTCAACCCCAGGGTTTGATTGGGTGCGTGGTGTACGTCCCCGGCGATCCGACTGCGCCGCTCAAAGAGTACGACTCGTTTGATCAGTTCATGACGCTGTTGCGCTCGAAATTGCGCAACGCCAGCTATCAGCAGTACTTCGCAGGCTTTGTCGGGCAGCGACGCCGGGCCGAGTTCATCAGCAAGCTGCGCGATTGCCTGACACCACGGCGCACCCGACCGGTGCCGGGTGGTACCGGGCTTATCCCCAGGCAGTGGGTGGTGGCTGAAGTGGACGAAAATGCCGATCTGAAATGGGTGGCGCAGACAGTGCCTTACTCACTGCTGGACTACTTTCATTTTCAGCGAATGCTGCGCATCAAGGACGATGCACGCGCCTTGGCGGTACCCACTGGCGATGAGGACCGGGCGTCTCGCCAGAAGCGCATGGCCCATTACCTTGAGTTGGGCATGAACGCCATCAACCTCGCGGCGCTGTTCGTGCCGGTACTGGGTGAAGCGATGATGGTCGTGGCCGGTTCGCAATTGCTGGTAGAGACCTTCGAAGGCGTCGAGGACTGGGCTCATAAGGATATGGATGAAGCCTTGGGCCATCTGGCGAGCATCGCCGAGAACCTGGCAATGCTCGCGGCATTTGCGGCTGCGGGAAAGGTGGCAGCGCCGACTGAAATGGCGCCGATCAAGGACTCTTCATTCGTTGGCAACATGATCCCGGTGAAACTCGCCGATGGTCAGACCCGATTATGGTCGCCTGACCTGGCGCCCTTCAGCACGGAGGTGGTTTTCCCACAGGGCCTGAAACCCAGCGCCGAGGGAGTGTTTGCCCACCAGGGTGTGAACTACATCGGCATTGAGGGCCGGTTTTACCGCGTCGAGCTTGATCCCGCCTTGAACAGGTGGCGGCTCAAGGCGCCGCGCGGCAAGCGCTTCACCCCGCAGTTGGAGCACAACGGTGCAGGTGCCTGGCGCCATGAGGGCGAGAGTCCTGCGACCTGGGATCTGAAAACCTCTTTCAAGCGTCTGGGCTATGGCGTTGCCACGCTGTCCGAGCAAGCCGTCGAAGAGGTCATGGCGGTGACTGGTACGGACCGGGCGTTACTCGACACCCTGCATCTGGAACACCAGGCACCCCCTGCGGCACTGACCGATACCGTCGAGCGGTTCAACCTCAACCAACGCGTAGTGCAGATGAGTGGTGCGCACCCGCAGTTGCTGTTCGAACGCCTTAACCAGTTGCGCGAGGCCAGCAGTGACCCGCTGGTGCAGCTGATCAAGCGCGATTTCCCTGGCATGACCTCGGCCGCAGCCCGTGATCTGCTGCTTGAAACCAGCGCCGAGCAGCGCACGACCATGAGCGCGACTCAGACCCTGCCTTTGAACATTGCCGGCAGGGCGCGTGGTTATCTGCAGGAAACCCGCATCAATCAGGCGCTGGAAGGCTTCTATCTCGAGTCCCGCGCTGATAATGCCGACACCCTGAAGCTCGCCCTGCATGGCATGGAGCAACTGTCAGGCTGGCCGAAAGACCTGCGTATTGAAGTGCGTGATGGCACCTTCGGTGGGCCGCTGCTCGACGGCGTCGGAGAGCGCTCCACCCCGGTGAGGCGCATTCTGCTCAAGCAAGGCGCGCGCTTTACGGTTTGCGATACCGCAGGCCAGGTACTTGCACCTGCAGATAATATTTACGCCGCACTGCTCAATGCCCTGCCTGAGGAGGCCATGAGCCGCATCGGCATCACTGATGCCACTGCGTTGCGTGAGCGGATTGTCAGTGATGCGACGTCCCAGCGCCGACGTGTGGCAAAAGTGCTCGGCCTTCAAGAAATCGCTCCCGGCTTTCGTGGGCCCCAACGCCTTGCCGATCGGCGTTTCGGTTATGAGCTGAGTGGGCGGGGGAGCGAGGTGTTCAGGCCCGATTTGCCCGCCGACTCCGGTGAGCTGATAGCCGCACTACAGGCCCTGTATCCGGAAGCTCCCAGTTTGGTCATCCATGTGCAGAACCTGATTTTTCGCGGCTGGAGTATCCCGCAGTTGCTGGAACTGACCCAAGCCAGGTTGCAGTCCTGGGAGATGATGCGCAGTGCTCTTGAAGGCTGGGTGAACCCCACGGGACCTGGCCCCTCGATCAGCAGCCAGCAATTTGCAGTGCGCCAGGCCGTTGCCGATGCGCTGGGTCGGGCATGGCGTTTCAGCGATCCGCTATCGCCGATGCATTCGAGCAACCTGCTGTTGGAAGGCCTGGATCTGACCGGTTTCACGGATATGCCCGACCTGTCGTCTCACTACCGGGAAATCCAATACCTGACGCTCAGTCGTGTCACGGGTGGCGTGGAGGACATCAATCGCCTGCTCGGGCGTTTTCCGGGCGTCAGGCGGCTGGAGTTTTTGGGTGTGGGGCTGACGGAGTTACCCGAGGGGCTGGCGGGTATGCAGGATCTGACGCACCTGTCCCTTGAGGGCGCGGGGCTGACCATCGATCAGACCGCCATGGATCTGTTCACGCGCATCCCGAATCTGGATGAGCTGGATCTGTCTGGCAACATCCTTGGCACCATCACCGACGTCAATTATTTGCGTATCACCACCTTGTGGCTGAACGAAACAGGCCTGACTGAGTGGCCCGCCTGGGTTGAAGACCTTGCCCTGCGCTCGCTCGATATCAGCGATAACCAGATCGTACATCTGCCCGAGCACATCATAGAAAACAGCGCTGGTCAGCCCGCGCAACTGACCATCCACGCCTACGACAACCCCATTGATCACGAAGACCTGCGACGGTTCTGGATCAATGACCATGGCTACGATATGACCTATCGCCTTGAGTTCAACTTTCCCGAGGACATCCGCGACCTAGTGGTGGAAACCACTTCCAGCGATGACGAAAACTCGTCGGATGAGGAGCTGGATTGGCACACGCACAACGCTGGTCATACGGCGTATAGGCCGCCAGTTCCGGTCATGGATATCTGGCTGGTGGAGGGGCGCACCGAGCTCAATTCCAGATTACGTATCGCCTGGCAAAGCGTCGAAGCCGCGGGGGATGCTCCCAACCTGCTGGTGCTGCTCCAGCGCCTGCACGAGGCGCCTGACTTCAGGCGTTTCCATGAAGAGCTGGCCAATGACGTAATGCGAGTGCTGGAAATGGCGGCGGATAATCCGAGCCTGCGCGCCGAGCTGGAGGTGATGGCCAATGATCGGTTGTTCGGCGCCGACCAGACCTGTGAAGACGGCGCGCGGCTGATCTTCAGTGATATCCAGGTGGCGGTGTACGCCCGCAGTGAACTGCAGGGTGTGCCCGAGGCGCAGCACACCGAGGTGTTGTTTCGAGTGATTCGCAGACTGTTCCGCTTGAATGAGGTACAGACCCTTGCCGACCTGGAGATCGCCAGTCGTGAGGCGCGGGACATGCTGGTCGATGAGGCAGAGGTACGCATGGCCTACCGAATCGGCCTGGCCAGCGACCTTGACCTGCCTGGCCAACCGCTGAGTATGGCCTGGAGTCGCCTGGCCTCGGTGGATCGCCAGGCCATTCTCGAGGCCCGTCGGCTGGTGCTGGAGCGTGAAGCAGGGGATGAATTCGTGAACTATGCAGTGGCCGACCGCCGCTGGAACGAGCGCTTGCGCGCCGAGCATCAAGCGGATCTGGCGCGGGTCACGGCTTCTATCAGGGCGCAAATGGAGGCACTCGAAGAACATCCTCCCGCCGATCATGACGAGTACGATCGTCAGGGCCGCGCCTTGATCGCCAGCCTGAACGCTGCGGAAAAAGAGCTATTGGAGCAATTGACCAACAGCATGAGGCAAAGGTGGTTTTGA
- the apxIB_1 gene encoding multidrug/toxin efflux protein, ATP-binding and membrane protein, which produces MTTMELPLPADALESADKPRLDKPLQDDPLLDGLLILCRLHGCAVSRSSLSAGLPLAGERLGAPLLPRAAARAGLQARWLRRELKAIDALSLPVLLLLDGQRCAVLSRWGADGRALILPCETEGGEQWINAEELARRYSGQALFARPRHTLEDLHAPLVPRVKAWFRDTLKLSRGLYSDAILASLLINVLGLMVPLFVMQTYDRVVPNQATSTLWVLAIGLLVGTLFELVLRMIRAHLLDQAGRKTDLILSATLFERIVGMTSKARPATVGGFAQSIHDFQGLREFLTAVTLTSLIDLPFAALMLVVIGLLGGWLVLIPLIAFPLTMLFAWIIQIRLRDTVEKSLSLGAERQALLIETLGGLETLKACGAQHQRQHQWETTHGALTRLDGHARNLAALASNGTLFVQQFAGMATIIAGVYSIIAGSLSVGALVATYMLGSRVLAPLGQIAGLITRYQQARLTMTSTDALMALPQERQPLQKPLEHSTLSGALSLDHVSFRYTAKGAPALSGVNLVVRPGERIGIIGRSGSGKSTLARLLMGFYEPDEGQVLLDNLDLRQLDICEVRQQIGYVAHDLPLLAGSLRDNLTLGARQTSDSRMIEVARVTGVDELALRHPQGFDRPLGERGQLLSGGQRQAVLLARALLLDPPILLLDEPTSHMDNASEDQLRQHLYDLLPGKTLLLVTHRMSMLTLVDRLLVVDNGRIVADGPKDAVIQALRKGQIGHASV; this is translated from the coding sequence GTGACCACCATGGAACTGCCGTTACCTGCTGACGCCCTTGAAAGCGCTGATAAACCACGGCTCGATAAACCGCTGCAGGATGATCCGCTGCTCGACGGGCTGTTGATCCTCTGCAGACTGCACGGTTGCGCGGTCAGCCGCTCCAGCCTCAGCGCGGGCCTGCCCCTTGCCGGGGAACGTCTAGGCGCCCCGTTGCTGCCTCGTGCTGCGGCGCGGGCCGGGTTGCAGGCGCGCTGGCTACGTCGCGAACTCAAGGCCATCGACGCCCTGAGCCTGCCGGTCCTGCTGCTGCTCGACGGGCAACGTTGTGCCGTGCTCAGCCGTTGGGGCGCAGACGGTCGTGCGCTGATCCTGCCTTGCGAAACCGAAGGCGGCGAACAATGGATCAACGCTGAGGAACTGGCCCGCCGCTACAGCGGCCAGGCCTTGTTCGCTCGGCCGCGCCACACTTTAGAAGATCTGCATGCGCCGCTGGTGCCCCGAGTCAAAGCCTGGTTTCGCGACACCCTCAAGCTGTCGCGCGGGCTGTACAGCGATGCCATTCTCGCCAGCCTGCTGATCAATGTACTGGGGCTGATGGTGCCGCTGTTTGTCATGCAGACCTACGATCGCGTGGTGCCCAATCAGGCCACGTCGACGCTGTGGGTCCTGGCCATCGGTTTGCTGGTGGGCACGCTGTTCGAACTGGTGCTGCGCATGATCCGTGCGCACCTGCTGGATCAGGCCGGGCGCAAGACCGATCTGATTCTCTCCGCCACCTTGTTTGAACGCATCGTCGGCATGACCAGCAAAGCGCGCCCGGCCACCGTTGGCGGCTTTGCCCAGAGCATCCATGACTTTCAGGGCCTGCGCGAATTTCTCACCGCTGTCACCCTGACCAGCCTGATCGACCTGCCCTTCGCCGCCTTGATGCTGGTGGTCATTGGTCTGCTGGGCGGCTGGCTGGTGCTGATCCCGCTGATCGCCTTCCCGCTGACCATGCTGTTCGCCTGGATCATCCAGATCCGCCTGCGTGACACCGTGGAAAAAAGCCTCAGCCTTGGAGCCGAACGCCAGGCCCTGTTGATCGAAACCCTCGGCGGCCTGGAAACCCTCAAGGCCTGCGGAGCGCAGCATCAGCGCCAGCATCAATGGGAAACCACCCACGGCGCGCTGACCCGGCTCGATGGCCACGCCCGTAACCTGGCGGCCCTGGCGAGCAACGGCACGCTGTTTGTCCAGCAGTTTGCGGGCATGGCAACGATTATTGCCGGGGTCTACAGCATCATCGCGGGTAGCCTGAGCGTCGGCGCCTTGGTCGCCACTTATATGCTCGGCAGCCGGGTGCTGGCGCCGCTGGGGCAAATCGCCGGGCTGATCACCCGCTATCAACAAGCGCGCCTGACCATGACCAGCACCGACGCCCTGATGGCCCTGCCTCAGGAGCGCCAACCCCTGCAAAAACCGCTGGAGCACAGCACGCTCTCGGGCGCGCTGAGCCTTGATCACGTGAGTTTTCGCTACACCGCAAAGGGCGCGCCGGCCTTGTCGGGGGTCAACCTGGTGGTTCGGCCTGGGGAGCGCATCGGCATCATTGGTCGCAGCGGTTCTGGCAAAAGCACCCTGGCGCGCTTGCTGATGGGCTTTTACGAGCCGGATGAAGGGCAGGTGTTGCTGGACAACCTGGACTTGCGCCAGCTGGACATCTGCGAGGTGCGCCAGCAGATCGGTTACGTGGCCCACGACCTGCCCCTGCTGGCAGGCAGTCTGCGTGACAACCTGACCCTGGGCGCGCGGCAGACCAGTGACTCGCGGATGATCGAAGTGGCCCGGGTAACCGGCGTCGATGAACTGGCCCTGCGTCACCCGCAAGGCTTCGACCGGCCGCTGGGCGAGCGCGGTCAGTTGCTGTCCGGCGGGCAACGTCAGGCTGTGCTGCTGGCTCGGGCGCTGCTGCTGGACCCGCCGATCCTGCTGCTGGACGAACCCACCAGCCACATGGACAACGCCAGCGAAGACCAACTGCGTCAGCACCTCTACGACTTGCTGCCCGGCAAGACCCTGCTGCTGGTTACCCATCGCATGTCCATGCTGACCCTGGTTGATCGGCTGCTGGTGGTGGACAACGGCAGAATCGTCGCCGACGGCCCAAAGGACGCTGTCATTCAGGCGCTGCGCAAAGGCCAGATCGGCCACGCCTCGGTTTAA